One genomic region from Candidatus Fermentibacter sp. encodes:
- a CDS encoding VCBS repeat-containing protein, which yields MIELLFACLTLASGTASGAACTSGSEAVLESLLPPAGTGAEALMDAEAVETGGIASQGSVDGWPVFLDPPAGGFPYTITVFDVDGDGADELFFTGGETFGLSGDGSFLPGWPTSEMQYMGYGTNDQKPGPSCADLEGDGICEILWSERDWYAGSSHMWSFNGRHTDGSNMEGFPQVAPGESSNALDSPFVLGDADGDGDLEAWSAHTLGNTFVYYRLSGFDHSGNRLFTTDLDPAENILDVYFGDVDGNGQDEFFAIARLGAAFRLHAFTPAGTEQSGYPHALYQPSGGYEMFGEPIPVDLDDDGDLEIILGYNSTVATALARHHDGTPVTGFPITLDSGIQLFYLGLGDLNGDDFPELIATGKILADQTYGVWAVDLATGPLPGWPVLVPGWPAGYPTVVEVDTDGTQEVCVVTDAGQLVAIDADGTIEPGYPKALSGASYSGVAAGDIDGDGLYELAAVSTNGYAYAWDTDGVVEAGTADWPMRGVDARNTGVFQISGGTGIGSGGPLPPEAGLEVLGNPASGSVVFRISGACGSIDIFDLGGRRIDSVEAGADGLATWAPSSGIARGLYIAVPVFAGGAAGVGAEFVLLR from the coding sequence ATGATCGAACTCCTCTTTGCGTGTCTCACTCTCGCTTCCGGCACGGCCTCCGGGGCAGCCTGCACATCAGGCTCCGAGGCAGTGCTCGAATCGCTGCTCCCGCCTGCCGGGACAGGCGCCGAAGCGCTCATGGATGCCGAAGCGGTGGAAACAGGCGGGATCGCCTCACAGGGATCGGTCGACGGCTGGCCCGTGTTCCTAGATCCGCCGGCGGGCGGCTTCCCCTACACGATCACCGTCTTCGATGTCGACGGCGACGGGGCCGACGAGCTGTTCTTCACGGGCGGAGAGACGTTCGGACTCTCCGGGGACGGTTCGTTCCTGCCGGGATGGCCCACGTCGGAGATGCAGTACATGGGCTACGGCACGAACGACCAGAAGCCGGGGCCGTCGTGCGCCGACCTGGAGGGCGACGGCATCTGCGAGATCCTCTGGTCGGAGAGGGACTGGTACGCCGGCAGCTCGCACATGTGGAGCTTCAACGGCCGGCACACCGACGGAAGCAACATGGAGGGATTCCCCCAGGTCGCGCCCGGCGAATCCTCGAACGCCCTCGACTCTCCCTTCGTGCTGGGCGATGCCGACGGTGACGGCGACCTCGAGGCCTGGAGCGCCCACACCCTGGGCAACACCTTCGTCTACTACCGCCTGTCGGGATTCGACCATTCCGGCAACAGGCTTTTCACGACCGATCTCGACCCCGCCGAGAACATCCTCGACGTCTACTTCGGCGACGTCGACGGCAACGGCCAGGACGAATTCTTCGCGATCGCCCGCCTGGGCGCGGCGTTCCGCCTTCACGCCTTCACCCCTGCTGGAACGGAGCAGTCCGGCTACCCCCACGCGCTGTACCAGCCCTCCGGCGGATACGAGATGTTCGGCGAGCCGATCCCGGTCGACCTCGATGACGACGGAGACCTCGAGATCATCCTGGGCTACAACTCAACGGTCGCAACCGCGCTGGCCCGGCACCACGACGGCACGCCCGTGACCGGTTTCCCCATCACGCTCGATTCGGGCATCCAGCTCTTCTACCTCGGGCTCGGCGACCTCAACGGAGACGATTTTCCAGAGCTCATAGCGACGGGCAAGATCCTGGCCGACCAGACCTACGGCGTCTGGGCCGTCGACCTGGCGACCGGACCGCTTCCGGGATGGCCCGTGCTGGTGCCGGGATGGCCCGCGGGCTACCCGACGGTCGTGGAGGTGGACACCGACGGCACGCAGGAGGTTTGCGTCGTGACGGATGCGGGGCAGCTCGTCGCCATCGATGCCGACGGCACGATCGAACCGGGCTACCCGAAGGCCCTGAGCGGGGCCTCCTACTCGGGAGTCGCGGCAGGGGACATCGACGGCGACGGCCTTTACGAGCTCGCTGCCGTGTCGACGAACGGCTATGCATATGCCTGGGATACTGACGGGGTGGTGGAGGCCGGAACCGCCGACTGGCCGATGCGCGGCGTGGACGCGAGGAACACCGGCGTGTTCCAGATCTCCGGCGGTACCGGGATCGGGAGTGGAGGCCCGCTGCCACCGGAAGCGGGGCTCGAAGTCCTCGGCAATCCCGCCTCGGGCAGCGTCGTCTTCAGGATCAGCGGCGCCTGCGGATCGATCGACATCTTCGATCTGGGCGGCCGCAGGATCGACAGCGTGGAAGCCGGCGCGGACGGCCTGGCGACCTGGGCGCCCAGTTCCGGGATCGCCCGGGGCCTGTACATCGCGGTGCCCGTCTTCGCGGGCGGCGCCGCGGGCGTAGGCGCGGAGTTCGTGCTGCTGCGCTGA
- a CDS encoding sigma 54-interacting transcriptional regulator — DKGTLFLDEIGEMPLETQAKLLRVIEDGTFNRLGGNQELKVNVRVVAATNRNLAGMVREGSFRIDLYYRLRELVIRMPPLRDRLCDLGQIVGTVRRFLAEEHGRKFPDLTEAQYDLLRSYSWPGNVRQLKNVLHRSYLLGIEQHLLKAIEEERAEGLDLMLNIPSITAPEVTAPPPVYDGGRAAVTAGLGEPSDTLREAMRKHAMAALAACGGNLARTAKVLDISVNTLKKLREESAVD; from the coding sequence CCGACAAGGGAACGCTCTTCCTCGACGAGATTGGCGAGATGCCCCTCGAAACCCAGGCGAAGCTGCTGCGGGTGATCGAGGACGGCACGTTCAACAGGCTCGGGGGCAACCAGGAGCTGAAGGTGAATGTGAGGGTGGTGGCGGCCACGAATCGCAACCTGGCCGGCATGGTGCGCGAGGGTTCCTTCAGGATCGACCTCTACTACCGCCTGCGCGAGCTAGTGATCAGGATGCCGCCGCTGCGCGACAGGCTCTGCGATCTCGGTCAGATCGTCGGCACCGTGAGGCGCTTCCTGGCCGAGGAGCACGGCCGCAAGTTCCCCGACCTCACCGAGGCGCAGTACGATCTGCTCAGGAGCTACTCATGGCCGGGCAACGTCAGGCAGCTCAAGAACGTCCTCCATCGGTCATACCTGCTGGGGATAGAACAGCATCTCTTGAAGGCAATCGAGGAGGAGAGGGCCGAAGGTCTCGACCTGATGCTGAACATCCCTTCGATCACGGCTCCCGAGGTAACCGCGCCTCCGCCCGTGTACGACGGTGGCAGAGCCGCCGTCACGGCCGGCTTAGGAGAGCCATCCGATACGCTCAGGGAGGCCATGCGGAAGCACGCGATGGCCGCGCTCGCGGCCTGCGGCGGAAACCTGGCCCGCACGGCGAAGGTCCTCGACATCTCGGTGAACACGCTGAAGAAGCTCCGGGAGGAGTCGGCGGTTGACTAG
- a CDS encoding plasmid pRiA4b ORF-3 family protein: MLFRVTRKLAKKLKLQPVDALPPADNPILDWTANLFMVGHQQYIIVTNSTTLYTVVIPGRGNASGEAFSKNALADIRAELENDGLSPLREALPADPTETPVFCRASDRHVLGSMNDFVFATAVMASYSELPVPYSSEQLNKTSMRMIGNRTPNEEMRKLSASPIPMVSRALDATCRLPESKGTTDHCSTGGVMAEPGTREAGTRAAGTAKTRRTHRKVFQFKITLKGTRPQIWRRIQVPSRYSFWELHCAIQDAMGWNDTHLHEFLIRIPGYVPVIPVGIPTDDDTDEEYTRPGWKLPIRHVFWEAGAKIDYLYDFGDDWLHTVELEKILTEEEGATYPRCIAGRRCCPPDDCGGVWSFADMLKVIANPSHPEYDEWWAWLGDSYDPAEFSASEVEFTDPKERLRMTLADIE, translated from the coding sequence ATGCTGTTCCGGGTGACCCGAAAGCTCGCGAAGAAGCTGAAGCTGCAGCCGGTCGATGCTCTTCCCCCGGCCGACAACCCGATTCTCGACTGGACGGCGAATCTGTTCATGGTGGGTCACCAGCAGTACATCATCGTCACTAATTCGACTACGCTCTACACGGTCGTGATCCCCGGCCGCGGGAACGCCAGCGGTGAAGCATTCTCGAAGAACGCCCTGGCGGATATCCGTGCTGAACTGGAGAACGACGGACTGAGCCCGCTCCGGGAAGCCCTGCCTGCTGATCCCACAGAGACTCCGGTCTTCTGCAGGGCATCGGACAGACACGTCCTGGGCTCGATGAACGATTTCGTGTTCGCTACAGCAGTCATGGCCAGCTACTCCGAGCTGCCGGTACCGTACAGTTCCGAGCAGCTGAACAAGACCTCGATGCGAATGATCGGAAATCGTACCCCCAACGAAGAGATGCGGAAGCTGTCGGCATCGCCGATCCCCATGGTCAGTCGAGCACTGGATGCGACTTGCCGGTTGCCTGAATCGAAGGGAACGACGGATCACTGTTCGACGGGAGGGGTGATGGCGGAACCCGGTACCAGGGAAGCCGGCACCAGGGCCGCGGGCACGGCGAAGACCCGCCGCACCCACCGCAAGGTCTTCCAGTTCAAGATCACCCTCAAGGGAACGAGGCCGCAGATCTGGCGACGGATCCAGGTGCCGTCGCGCTACTCGTTCTGGGAGCTGCACTGCGCCATCCAGGATGCGATGGGATGGAACGACACCCACCTGCACGAATTCCTCATCAGAATCCCGGGGTATGTGCCGGTGATCCCGGTCGGCATTCCAACCGACGACGATACCGATGAGGAATACACCAGGCCGGGCTGGAAGCTGCCGATCCGGCACGTCTTCTGGGAAGCCGGGGCGAAGATCGACTATCTGTACGACTTCGGCGACGACTGGCTACATACCGTGGAGCTCGAGAAGATCCTGACCGAAGAGGAGGGCGCTACCTACCCCAGATGCATCGCCGGGCGCCGGTGCTGTCCGCCTGATGATTGCGGCGGGGTGTGGTCGTTCGCCGACATGCTGAAGGTCATCGCCAATCCTTCTCATCCGGAGTACGACGAATGGTGGGCCTGGCTGGGGGATTCGTACGATCCCGCCGAGTTTTCGGCAAGTGAAGTGGAGTTCACGGATCCTAAGGAACGCCTGAGGATGACGCTCGCAGATATCGAGTAG
- a CDS encoding type II toxin-antitoxin system MqsR family toxin produces the protein MPVRKPLEPVDAFLKEAKKCIRAGRIVFPRRVLSGMELLGMVKQEAFCILESLSAAELNKGPEADRNMPGVIWVFRKETPSYGCLYIKLKLVSDGNGRVVCISLHEWGRSCE, from the coding sequence ATGCCGGTCAGAAAACCGCTGGAACCTGTCGACGCCTTCCTGAAGGAGGCGAAGAAGTGCATCCGGGCCGGAAGGATAGTCTTCCCGAGAAGGGTTCTCTCCGGTATGGAGCTGCTCGGGATGGTGAAGCAGGAGGCTTTCTGCATCCTCGAGAGCCTTTCGGCCGCCGAACTGAACAAGGGCCCCGAGGCCGACAGGAACATGCCGGGCGTGATCTGGGTCTTCCGGAAGGAGACACCATCGTATGGATGCCTTTACATAAAGCTGAAACTCGTGTCGGACGGGAATGGTCGCGTGGTATGCATCTCCCTGCACGAATGGGGGAGGAGTTGCGAATGA
- a CDS encoding C25 family cysteine peptidase: MILLATVIFAAFAMDVSSGPMQVPVSDPVAMPAGIQGSIACLSYGFTGIEEGCPDLPSYPEWVSMPEGVRATGISTFDEEWIDLPGAWRIRPLPAPAILSSTQSVPAIPDPAVYGTDAFWPSEPVRLVGTGYRNGSPCAELIVTPLRYNPVTGVMQKLVSYEVSVETAPVTVVRPEPPLRASGSPLRMLIITGDEVRPAFDSLASWRTSGSILTEVVTTEEIYPSWPGSDEAEKIRNLVIDRWSTEGLDFVLLAGDTAVVPCRYAFAMSYQTGGGRDDSLPCDLYFSDLDGTWNLDGDDTWGELADSVDLYADVAVGRAPVDQIDEAWNFVDRTIAYESAAQTDYLDDALLIASVMWEDPYTDGGVLGDWLTENCIPGFYDVTKQYESQGTYGTTEAVEALSLGSHYACIISHGWWSSVGPLGSESVDQIDSDGRFAGMISSSGCWTNAFDYDAVAEHFINNPDGGSVSYVGNSSYGWGSPGNPLYGYSDKMDRELFRILFEDDTLPVGGIVAEAKDGFAPFGRQENVYRCILYIVNLLGDPSLVTHRMPPVQPAISAPDIVTANTQYVHVTIQTGPVDPATATVCIHGPGFSNYTVATPDASGHLIAELAAPPTGDITVTVTGPNIRRTGVVLPFEAGPSLVIENVAIEDTPGFGHLSPGNAAEVLITLRNQGTVDLTSIELGATLVAGPATLTGSAVSYGSLAPGSSGAGSGALALEVDAGASTGDIVRLSISLTSQQGSWSFDLPMLVYAPGLCVSMCSIDDSAGGNGNGYAEAGESFDLLVDLANTGLLEATDVEANIPAGPSWLTWTASTGTVGSIPAGGTGTVAFGGSLSSAAPAVAVQDFLVGISASPDWAGQDTLSLIVGDFGMSEDVESGSPGWTHSGAGDLWHLTSSAGHSGTHSWYCADPSGGGYEPSMDAVLITPSVYLAPDAELTFWSRFDLALYGADGLYVIVSDPSGTQRDTVDFIGSGGLLGSGSGAGRNDMQWLPRTYDLSGLREAGSEVRIEFSFHSDADDEGPGFWLDDFTLDGCYSGSLGMEGGMVPGVLAAGLPCPNPVRGSITLTIATPDSPWTVSVFDTTGRLIVRDAHEEPFCGACTVDMEGRAAGVYFVRIESRGASVVRRAVLLD, encoded by the coding sequence GATGAGGAATGGATCGATCTCCCCGGAGCATGGCGCATAAGGCCCCTCCCCGCCCCGGCGATTCTTTCGTCCACGCAGTCGGTTCCGGCGATTCCGGATCCCGCGGTCTACGGGACCGACGCCTTCTGGCCGTCGGAACCCGTGAGGCTGGTAGGGACAGGCTACAGGAACGGCTCCCCCTGCGCCGAACTCATCGTGACGCCGCTCAGGTACAACCCTGTGACCGGCGTGATGCAGAAGCTCGTCTCGTACGAGGTCTCCGTCGAAACCGCTCCGGTCACGGTGGTCCGGCCCGAACCGCCTCTCCGCGCCAGCGGGTCCCCGCTGCGCATGCTGATCATCACGGGCGATGAGGTCCGCCCGGCGTTCGACAGCCTCGCCTCATGGAGGACGTCCGGAAGCATCCTCACCGAGGTGGTCACGACAGAGGAGATCTATCCCTCCTGGCCCGGATCGGACGAAGCCGAGAAGATCCGCAATCTCGTCATAGACAGGTGGTCCACGGAAGGGCTCGACTTCGTGCTGCTCGCCGGCGATACCGCGGTCGTGCCGTGCCGCTACGCCTTCGCCATGAGCTACCAGACCGGCGGCGGACGCGACGACAGCCTGCCCTGCGACCTCTACTTCTCCGACCTCGACGGCACCTGGAACCTCGACGGAGACGACACATGGGGTGAACTCGCCGACAGCGTCGACCTCTACGCCGACGTGGCCGTGGGCAGGGCTCCGGTGGACCAGATCGACGAAGCCTGGAACTTCGTGGACAGGACGATCGCCTACGAGAGCGCAGCGCAGACCGACTACCTCGACGACGCGCTCCTGATCGCATCGGTGATGTGGGAGGACCCGTACACCGACGGAGGAGTGCTCGGCGACTGGCTTACAGAGAACTGCATCCCGGGCTTCTACGACGTGACGAAGCAGTACGAGTCGCAGGGCACCTACGGCACCACGGAGGCGGTGGAGGCTCTGAGCCTGGGCTCCCATTACGCGTGCATCATCAGTCACGGCTGGTGGTCGTCCGTCGGGCCTCTGGGCAGCGAGAGCGTCGACCAGATCGACTCCGACGGCCGTTTCGCCGGGATGATCAGCTCGTCCGGCTGCTGGACCAACGCCTTCGACTACGATGCAGTCGCAGAGCACTTCATCAACAACCCGGACGGCGGTTCGGTCTCATACGTCGGCAACTCCAGCTACGGCTGGGGCTCCCCCGGCAACCCGCTCTACGGCTACTCCGACAAGATGGACAGGGAACTCTTCAGGATCCTTTTCGAGGACGACACCCTGCCCGTAGGCGGCATCGTGGCCGAAGCGAAGGACGGATTCGCCCCGTTCGGCCGCCAGGAGAACGTCTACCGCTGCATCCTCTACATAGTCAACCTGCTGGGCGACCCTTCACTCGTGACGCACAGGATGCCGCCGGTGCAGCCGGCGATCTCGGCGCCGGACATCGTCACGGCCAACACACAGTACGTCCACGTGACGATCCAGACAGGGCCGGTGGACCCGGCGACGGCCACGGTTTGCATCCACGGGCCGGGCTTCTCGAACTACACGGTCGCGACCCCCGACGCTTCCGGGCACCTGATAGCCGAGCTTGCCGCACCGCCCACGGGCGACATCACCGTGACGGTCACCGGCCCCAACATCAGGCGGACCGGCGTGGTGCTGCCCTTCGAGGCCGGGCCGAGCCTCGTGATCGAGAACGTTGCGATCGAGGACACGCCGGGATTCGGGCATCTCTCGCCCGGGAACGCCGCCGAAGTGCTGATCACGCTACGAAACCAGGGAACGGTGGACCTGACCTCGATCGAACTGGGTGCGACGCTCGTGGCAGGCCCGGCGACCCTCACAGGATCGGCCGTCTCGTACGGATCGCTCGCTCCCGGATCCTCCGGCGCGGGATCGGGAGCGCTCGCTCTCGAAGTCGATGCAGGAGCCTCGACGGGCGACATAGTCCGCCTCTCGATATCGCTGACGAGCCAGCAGGGCTCCTGGAGCTTCGACCTGCCCATGCTGGTCTACGCACCAGGGTTGTGCGTCTCGATGTGCTCGATAGACGACTCGGCTGGCGGCAATGGCAACGGGTACGCCGAGGCGGGCGAAAGCTTCGACCTGCTGGTCGACCTCGCGAACACGGGCCTGCTCGAAGCCACCGATGTCGAGGCGAACATCCCCGCAGGGCCCTCCTGGCTCACATGGACGGCATCCACGGGCACGGTCGGTTCCATCCCGGCAGGCGGAACGGGCACGGTGGCCTTCGGCGGCAGCCTCTCCTCCGCCGCGCCTGCGGTCGCTGTCCAGGACTTCCTGGTCGGGATCTCGGCCTCGCCGGACTGGGCCGGGCAGGACACGCTCTCGCTGATAGTCGGCGATTTCGGCATGTCCGAGGACGTCGAGTCGGGATCGCCGGGCTGGACGCACTCGGGCGCCGGAGATCTCTGGCATCTCACGTCTTCCGCGGGCCACTCGGGGACTCATTCCTGGTACTGCGCCGATCCGTCGGGCGGAGGGTACGAGCCTTCGATGGATGCCGTGCTGATCACGCCCTCGGTATACCTGGCGCCGGACGCTGAACTCACGTTCTGGTCGCGTTTCGACCTCGCGCTGTACGGGGCCGACGGCCTCTACGTCATCGTGAGCGATCCCTCGGGCACTCAGCGCGACACGGTCGATTTCATCGGCTCGGGCGGCCTGCTGGGATCCGGTAGCGGGGCAGGCAGGAACGACATGCAGTGGCTGCCGAGGACCTACGATCTGTCCGGGCTACGCGAGGCCGGTTCAGAGGTCAGGATCGAGTTCTCGTTCCACTCCGACGCCGACGACGAGGGCCCGGGCTTCTGGCTGGACGACTTCACACTCGACGGCTGCTACAGCGGCAGCCTCGGGATGGAGGGAGGCATGGTCCCCGGCGTCCTTGCCGCAGGCCTGCCCTGCCCCAATCCCGTGCGGGGGTCGATCACGCTGACGATTGCGACACCGGACTCGCCCTGGACCGTCTCCGTGTTCGACACGACGGGCAGGCTGATCGTGCGGGACGCCCACGAAGAGCCCTTCTGCGGAGCTTGCACGGTCGACATGGAAGGCAGGGCCGCTGGCGTGTACTTCGTCCGCATCGAGTCACGAGGGGCTTCGGTGGTCAGGCGGGCGGTGCTGCTGGACTAG
- a CDS encoding DUF4065 domain-containing protein has product MVAWYASPCTNGGGVANESGGRILQRRRSLCPVCEKSTEKEQVRRKAELTIRGETFEVDEEFERCAGCREEYETAEAPDKLAQANRLYREKHGFLQPDEIRAFRNRYRLTQKELADLLGWGVATLSRYENGALQEEGQDRALRMAMKPDNLADLVKSHGLQLQAGRANAILALISESDPFHGPEDLFRNLTHRPPDIFNGFRSFEPRRLFAAVEFLCRNREVYRTALNKLLFYADFIHFREHGCSITGAVYARLPLGPVPDGFNSMFAVLTDTEKLLVSEERTIDEEATGEVFRTRLAPDIGMLSDTELEVLMWVKKNLGVLSASKLKDMSHEEAGWKCTGNAKPISYSFAGSLRVDANDVRSSGAKAP; this is encoded by the coding sequence ATGGTCGCGTGGTATGCATCTCCCTGCACGAATGGGGGAGGAGTTGCGAATGAATCGGGAGGTAGGATTTTGCAGAGGAGAAGGTCGCTCTGTCCGGTGTGCGAGAAGAGCACTGAGAAAGAGCAGGTCCGCCGAAAGGCCGAACTGACGATCCGCGGAGAGACCTTCGAAGTCGACGAGGAGTTCGAGCGCTGCGCCGGATGCAGGGAGGAGTACGAGACCGCTGAAGCCCCCGACAAGCTCGCGCAGGCCAACAGGCTCTATCGCGAGAAGCATGGTTTTCTTCAGCCTGATGAGATCCGTGCGTTCCGCAACCGCTACCGGCTCACCCAGAAGGAACTCGCCGACCTGCTGGGATGGGGGGTTGCCACTTTAAGCAGGTACGAGAACGGCGCGCTTCAGGAGGAGGGGCAGGATAGAGCGCTGAGAATGGCAATGAAGCCCGACAACCTCGCAGATCTTGTGAAGTCGCACGGATTGCAGCTCCAGGCCGGCCGGGCCAACGCCATACTCGCCCTGATCTCCGAATCGGATCCGTTTCATGGGCCTGAAGACCTCTTCCGCAACCTGACGCACAGGCCTCCCGACATCTTCAACGGGTTCAGGAGCTTCGAGCCGCGGAGGCTTTTCGCAGCCGTCGAGTTCCTGTGCCGGAACAGGGAGGTTTACCGGACGGCGCTCAACAAGCTCCTCTTCTACGCCGACTTCATCCACTTCCGCGAACATGGTTGCTCGATCACCGGCGCCGTCTACGCGAGGCTGCCGCTCGGCCCTGTGCCGGACGGCTTCAACTCCATGTTCGCCGTGCTGACCGACACGGAGAAACTCCTGGTTTCGGAAGAAAGAACCATCGACGAAGAGGCGACCGGCGAGGTTTTCAGGACGAGGCTGGCTCCCGACATCGGCATGCTGTCCGATACCGAGCTCGAAGTCCTGATGTGGGTGAAGAAGAACCTCGGGGTGCTCTCCGCCTCGAAGCTCAAGGACATGTCCCACGAGGAAGCGGGCTGGAAGTGCACGGGGAATGCCAAGCCCATCTCCTACTCATTCGCCGGCTCGCTGCGGGTTGATGCGAACGACGTCCGCTCGAGCGGTGCGAAAGCGCCCTGA
- a CDS encoding DUF3883 domain-containing protein has product MGTRSDWSEHEVALTIQDYFEMLLAEAEGRPYSKSDHRRSLIEKLDGRSDTSIERKHMNISAVLIGLSIAPIDGYKPLANYQHLLATEVARFIANRPDLISRLQSINDEVPDSIPAPALYPSSLVVDPPELVRAESSVREVSLQYGVKVDFAENDRRNRRLGELGERFVLDLERRKLLDAGRDDLAGRIDWVSSTRGDGLGYDIVSFDCRNDSERFIEVKTTNQGMRAPFYITSNELRVSTDHPDEYRLYRLFRFSKEPRLFILNPPLASRCDLVPKLYRASF; this is encoded by the coding sequence ATGGGTACCAGGAGTGACTGGAGCGAGCATGAAGTAGCCCTGACGATCCAGGACTACTTCGAGATGCTTCTGGCTGAAGCCGAGGGCAGGCCCTACAGCAAGTCCGACCACAGGCGGTCGCTGATCGAGAAGCTCGACGGCCGTTCCGACACCTCCATCGAGCGCAAGCACATGAACATCAGTGCCGTTCTGATCGGACTCAGCATCGCGCCGATAGACGGATACAAGCCTCTCGCCAACTACCAGCACCTCCTTGCCACGGAGGTGGCCAGGTTCATCGCGAACAGACCGGATCTTATCTCCCGCCTGCAGAGCATCAACGACGAGGTCCCCGATTCCATCCCTGCTCCAGCGCTCTATCCTTCATCATTAGTAGTCGATCCTCCCGAGCTTGTCCGTGCTGAGAGTTCCGTGCGCGAAGTTTCCCTCCAGTACGGGGTGAAGGTCGACTTCGCTGAGAATGACCGCCGCAACCGCCGGTTGGGAGAACTGGGAGAGAGATTCGTGCTGGACCTCGAGAGACGGAAGTTGCTGGACGCCGGCCGTGACGACCTGGCCGGGAGGATCGACTGGGTGTCGAGCACCCGGGGAGACGGGCTCGGCTATGACATCGTCTCCTTCGATTGCAGGAATGACTCCGAGAGGTTCATCGAGGTGAAGACCACCAACCAGGGTATGCGCGCGCCGTTCTACATCACTTCCAACGAACTGAGGGTCTCCACGGATCATCCCGACGAGTACCGTCTTTACCGCCTCTTCAGGTTCTCGAAGGAACCGAGGCTCTTTATCCTGAATCCCCCGCTTGCCTCACGGTGTGACCTGGTGCCGAAGCTCTACAGGGCGTCCTTCTAG